The following nucleotide sequence is from Microbacterium imperiale.
CCCGGTCCGGCGCGCCCCAGCCGGGGTCCCGGCGGCGGACGAGGTGGCCCCGGTCGTAGTCGTTGTCGCGGTAGAGCTCGTTGCCGGCCTGCTCGCCAGCGGGCACGCGCGGGTCGAGGTGCCAGTCGCCCGAGCGCGGGACGTCGCGCAGCGACGAGCCGTCGATGTTCACCCCGGTCGAGACGGCGAGACGCCGTGCCGGGTCGAGCAGCACGCTGAAGTGCGGGTAGGCGAGGTCGCGCAGTGGCCGATCGTCGGCGGGCCGGGGAAGCGGAACCGCGCTTCCGAGGAAGTCGGCCGCGTAGCCGTCGCGCGATGTCATGGGTCCTCCGCTGTGGTCGGCCGGACGGGGTCCGGGTCGGCATCGCCCGTGGTTCGCGCGGCGCGGCGCCGCGAGATGCCGGCCGAGAGCGAGTCGACCACGACTCCGAGCGCGAGCGCCACCCCGATCGACGCCAGCACGGCCACCACCGGTGCATCGGGCAAAAGTGCGCCGATCGCGGCACCGATGACCGCCTGGTACGACGCCCACGCCGTCGCCGCGATTGCCGCGATGGGGAGGAAACGCCGCGCCGGAACACGCGTCGCGCCGGCGGTCAGGTTCACCGCGAGGCGTGCGAAGGGGATGAACCGCGCGGTGAAGACCACCGTCGCGGTGCCCTGGGTCAGGCGCCGCCCGGCCCAGTCGAATGCTCGCTGGACGCGGACGTGCCGCATCCAGCGCCACCGTCCCAAGCCGACCCGCCGGCCGACGGCGAAGCAGAGCACGTCGCCGCAGAAGGCCGCGAGAGCCGCGACCCCGATCACCGCCAGGAGCGGCGGCGCACCGGTCGCGGTCGACAGCGCCCCGGCCGCCGT
It contains:
- a CDS encoding DedA family protein, translated to MPADLLTAMSEGPWTLVVVFALVLADSIVVVIPGELAVTAAGALSTATGAPPLLAVIGVAALAAFCGDVLCFAVGRRVGLGRWRWMRHVRVQRAFDWAGRRLTQGTATVVFTARFIPFARLAVNLTAGATRVPARRFLPIAAIAATAWASYQAVIGAAIGALLPDAPVVAVLASIGVALALGVVVDSLSAGISRRRAARTTGDADPDPVRPTTAEDP